In Streptomyces capitiformicae, one genomic interval encodes:
- a CDS encoding winged helix DNA-binding domain-containing protein, protein MTNKATRTAPAPRLGPRALNRATLARQFLLHRAPATSAAPATPATSAYDAVQYLLGLQAQNVKPPYYALAARLEGFAPEQLSTLMADRAVVRIVTLRSTIHTHTAEDCLTLRPLVQPARERELNQFRRGLVGVDLDRLAALARELVEAEPRTLKQLREALLVEWPDADPFALGLAARCRLPLVQVTPRGLWGRSGQVALTTAEHWLGRPAEPAPAPETVVRRYLAAFGPASVKDMQTWAGLTRLRETFERLRPELLTFRDDSGVELFDLPDAPRPDPDTPAPPRLLPEFDNLLLSHADRTRVVSPETKGRTWRGNQAYRSFLVDGFLAGLWKLDDDVLTLEPFGRLTRGQREELVEEAGRTLTVLHGDGTYDIRFGTVAQ, encoded by the coding sequence ATGACGAACAAGGCCACCCGCACGGCACCGGCACCCCGGCTCGGCCCTCGAGCCCTCAACCGCGCCACCCTGGCCCGCCAGTTCCTCCTGCACCGAGCGCCCGCCACATCAGCAGCGCCCGCCACGCCCGCCACCTCCGCGTACGACGCCGTCCAGTACCTCCTCGGGCTGCAGGCGCAGAACGTCAAACCGCCGTACTACGCCCTCGCCGCCCGCCTGGAGGGCTTCGCGCCCGAGCAGCTGTCGACGCTCATGGCCGACCGTGCCGTCGTACGCATCGTCACCCTGCGCTCCACGATCCACACGCACACCGCGGAGGACTGCCTGACCCTGCGGCCCCTGGTGCAGCCGGCCCGGGAGAGGGAGCTGAACCAGTTCCGCAGGGGGCTCGTCGGCGTCGACCTCGACCGGCTCGCGGCGCTCGCGCGGGAGCTGGTCGAGGCCGAGCCGCGCACCCTGAAGCAGTTGCGCGAGGCCCTCCTCGTCGAGTGGCCGGACGCCGACCCGTTCGCCCTCGGTCTCGCCGCCCGCTGCCGGCTGCCGCTCGTCCAGGTCACCCCGCGCGGTCTGTGGGGGCGGAGCGGACAGGTCGCGCTGACCACCGCCGAGCACTGGCTCGGCCGCCCCGCCGAACCGGCCCCCGCGCCGGAGACCGTGGTCCGGCGCTATCTCGCCGCCTTCGGGCCCGCCTCCGTCAAGGACATGCAGACCTGGGCCGGACTGACCCGGCTGCGCGAGACCTTCGAGCGGCTGCGCCCGGAGCTGCTCACCTTCCGCGACGACAGCGGCGTCGAACTCTTCGACCTCCCCGACGCTCCCCGCCCCGACCCGGACACCCCGGCCCCGCCCCGCCTGCTGCCCGAGTTCGACAACCTGCTTCTCTCCCACGCCGACCGCACACGGGTGGTGTCGCCGGAGACCAAGGGCCGTACCTGGCGGGGCAATCAGGCCTACCGTTCCTTCCTCGTCGACGGCTTCCTGGCGGGCCTCTGGAAGCTTGACGACGACGTCCTCACCCTCGAGCCGTTCGGACGGCTCACCAGGGGACAGCGGGAGGAGCTCGTCGAGGAGGCCGGACGCACCCTCACCGTCCTGCACGGCGACGGCACGTACGACATCCGCTTCGGCACCGTCGCCCAGTAA
- a CDS encoding S1 family peptidase, with amino-acid sequence MFGFNRAKKTLVAAAATAAASAAALLAAPGAVAAPQPIVGGTTTTASAYPYVMQITNASQSQFCGGTLVSATKVITAAHCVVGRTTSNTRVVGGRTYRNGTNGTVSQVSRIWIHPDYTSAQQGSDVAVLTLSTSMPYTPVSYVTSSQTSVYAAGTTARILGWGTTSSGGSSSNQLRTATVPIVANSVCGGSSSYGSEFIASDMVCAGYTSGGVDTCQGDSGGPLMIGGVLAGITSWGYGCADAKYPGIYARLTTFSSAVAAQVNS; translated from the coding sequence ATGTTCGGGTTCAACCGTGCGAAGAAGACGCTGGTCGCCGCCGCGGCGACCGCCGCCGCCTCCGCGGCCGCGCTTCTTGCCGCCCCCGGCGCCGTCGCCGCTCCCCAGCCCATCGTCGGCGGTACGACCACGACCGCGAGCGCGTACCCGTACGTCATGCAGATCACGAACGCCTCGCAGAGCCAGTTCTGCGGCGGCACGCTGGTCTCCGCGACCAAGGTGATCACGGCGGCGCACTGTGTCGTCGGCAGAACGACCTCCAACACTCGTGTGGTGGGCGGCCGTACGTACCGCAACGGCACCAACGGCACCGTCAGCCAGGTCAGCCGCATCTGGATCCACCCCGACTACACGTCCGCCCAGCAGGGCAGCGACGTGGCCGTGCTGACGCTGTCGACGTCGATGCCGTACACCCCGGTCTCGTACGTGACCTCGTCGCAGACCAGCGTCTACGCGGCCGGCACCACCGCCCGCATCCTCGGCTGGGGCACCACCTCCTCCGGCGGCTCCTCCTCCAACCAACTGCGCACCGCGACCGTGCCGATCGTCGCCAACTCGGTCTGCGGCGGCTCCAGCTCCTACGGCTCCGAGTTCATCGCGAGCGACATGGTGTGCGCCGGTTACACCTCCGGCGGCGTGGACACCTGCCAGGGCGACAGCGGCGGTCCCCTGATGATCGGGGGCGTCCTGGCAGGTATTACTTCCTGGGGTTACGGCTGCGCCGACGCGAAGTACCCCGGCATCTATGCCCGGCTGACCACCTTCTCCAGCGCGGTGGCCGCGCAGGTCAACTCGTAA
- a CDS encoding helix-turn-helix transcriptional regulator produces MRRDFMEPGRPRPDLVIGREELFTAAREQLARGGSVLVHGSAGIGKSTVLRALAAEYGETARTVLRCSATESESHLPFLALTDLLGLVVDEVSDQLPAPQRTALESALTGRGESTLQRDGLALRLAVLSTLRTLAAKGPVLIVADDLQWLDPASVELLGFAARRLGEMPVRMLCAVRTSTDPHGHEQDRYLRASPPGTLALRVAPLSRTHVAELLENRGYTGLPRSTVRDIHRTSGGNPLFALELGRALADSPTPPRPGEPLPVPTSLRTLVLNRLDMLSAEARRTLLVASAGARPTLALLHAAGRENAEAETAQAAALGLLAPEREGPGVRFAHPLVSAALYAEATAQERRAAHAALSTAAGDPIERARHLALSTTGADPEVAARLGEAAAVARDRGAPSVAAELGLLSARHTPAGVSPGPDERRLQAAEDALTAGENDLGRDIAREVLSRATEPAERVRAWMVVIDAAGQSLTEVDAVYPQVLADAGDDPRLLALVRYQLAWRALVLDGDFAEGREEAARAAELAARAADRRTELLALAFQAQAETLMGHPDAPATIKRALKEPQDPQLACHHNGAGATRFRWLMMSDQLGEARATITSLLREVRQRGMVESEVHYVRFLAETELRAGHCGRALDLAREGRRLAQDSGIGEGASAMFTSLAEAAGGDVERAQALAREAAEHAEQDGDLMYLSRALGALGHAQLVAGDAPGTVQSLRRVRELEEGLGVTDPARGRWHGDLAEALVRVGESAEAQDVIDVTRQQALRLGRESVLAVLDRAEALVRAARGEQDAAVRQLTSAQDRLAKLGYGLEEARAAYALASLRTLPQAFGARPGGTSAPTPTSYEEAARLFRRCRALPWLRQAEQATVAPAPPQQVVLAPSALDALAVLATTERQVAELVMEGATNREIAGRLYISVKTVEATLTRVYRKLGIRSRVDIVRLAAGHRTN; encoded by the coding sequence GTGCGACGGGACTTCATGGAGCCTGGGAGACCCCGCCCCGACCTGGTCATAGGCAGGGAGGAGCTGTTCACGGCAGCGCGTGAGCAGCTTGCGCGTGGTGGGAGCGTGCTGGTGCACGGTTCCGCCGGGATCGGTAAATCGACCGTGCTGCGCGCTCTGGCCGCGGAGTACGGGGAAACGGCCCGCACCGTGCTGCGCTGTTCGGCCACCGAGTCCGAGTCCCACTTGCCGTTCCTCGCGCTGACCGACCTGCTCGGGCTGGTCGTGGACGAGGTGTCCGATCAGTTGCCCGCCCCGCAGCGCACGGCTCTGGAGTCCGCGCTCACCGGTCGCGGTGAGTCGACCCTTCAGCGGGACGGACTCGCCCTGCGGCTCGCGGTGCTGTCGACCCTGCGGACCCTTGCCGCCAAGGGTCCGGTGCTGATCGTCGCGGACGACCTCCAGTGGCTGGATCCGGCCAGTGTCGAGCTGCTCGGGTTCGCCGCGCGGCGGCTCGGGGAGATGCCGGTGCGCATGCTGTGCGCCGTACGTACGTCCACCGATCCGCACGGCCATGAGCAGGACCGATATCTACGCGCGTCCCCTCCCGGCACTCTTGCCCTCAGAGTCGCTCCGCTGTCCCGGACGCATGTCGCCGAGCTGCTCGAGAACCGTGGTTACACCGGTCTGCCCCGCTCGACCGTGCGGGACATCCACCGCACCAGCGGCGGCAACCCGCTGTTCGCGCTGGAGCTGGGCCGTGCCCTGGCCGACAGCCCGACCCCGCCGCGGCCGGGGGAGCCGCTGCCGGTGCCGACCTCGCTGCGGACCCTGGTCCTGAACCGGCTGGACATGCTCTCGGCGGAGGCCCGCCGCACCCTGCTCGTCGCCAGCGCCGGTGCCCGGCCCACGCTGGCCCTGCTGCACGCCGCCGGACGGGAGAACGCCGAGGCGGAGACGGCGCAGGCCGCCGCGCTCGGGCTGCTGGCGCCGGAGCGGGAGGGCCCGGGCGTGCGGTTCGCGCACCCCCTGGTGTCGGCCGCGCTGTACGCCGAGGCCACCGCCCAGGAGCGGCGGGCGGCCCACGCCGCGCTGTCCACCGCCGCCGGCGACCCCATCGAGCGGGCCCGGCATCTGGCTTTGTCCACCACCGGCGCCGACCCGGAGGTCGCCGCCCGGCTCGGTGAGGCCGCCGCTGTGGCCCGGGACCGGGGCGCGCCCTCGGTCGCCGCCGAGCTGGGGCTGCTCTCGGCCCGGCACACCCCGGCGGGCGTGTCGCCCGGCCCGGACGAGCGGCGGCTGCAGGCCGCCGAGGACGCGCTGACCGCCGGGGAGAACGACCTCGGGCGGGACATCGCCCGCGAGGTGCTGAGCCGGGCCACCGAGCCCGCCGAACGCGTGCGGGCCTGGATGGTGGTGATCGACGCGGCCGGGCAGTCCCTCACCGAGGTCGACGCCGTCTATCCGCAGGTCCTCGCCGACGCGGGCGACGACCCGCGGCTGCTCGCCCTGGTCCGCTACCAGCTCGCCTGGCGCGCGCTGGTCCTCGACGGTGACTTCGCCGAGGGCCGCGAGGAGGCCGCACGCGCCGCGGAACTGGCCGCGCGGGCCGCCGACCGGCGCACCGAACTGCTCGCGCTCGCCTTCCAGGCACAGGCCGAGACCCTGATGGGGCACCCGGACGCGCCGGCGACCATCAAACGCGCGCTCAAGGAGCCGCAGGACCCGCAGCTCGCGTGCCACCACAACGGGGCGGGCGCGACCCGGTTCCGCTGGCTGATGATGAGCGACCAACTCGGCGAGGCCCGGGCGACGATCACCTCGCTGCTGCGTGAGGTGCGTCAGCGCGGCATGGTCGAGAGCGAGGTGCACTACGTACGCTTCCTCGCCGAGACCGAGTTGCGCGCCGGGCACTGCGGCCGCGCCCTCGACCTCGCCCGCGAGGGTCGGCGGCTGGCTCAGGACTCCGGTATCGGCGAAGGTGCCTCCGCCATGTTCACCTCGCTCGCGGAGGCCGCCGGCGGCGATGTGGAGCGGGCCCAGGCCCTCGCCCGCGAGGCTGCCGAGCACGCGGAGCAGGACGGCGACCTGATGTACCTCTCCCGCGCCCTGGGCGCCCTCGGGCACGCCCAGCTGGTGGCGGGGGACGCGCCCGGCACCGTGCAGTCGCTGCGCCGGGTACGGGAGTTGGAGGAGGGGCTCGGGGTCACCGACCCCGCGCGCGGGCGCTGGCACGGCGATCTCGCCGAAGCCCTGGTCCGGGTCGGGGAGTCGGCCGAGGCGCAGGACGTCATCGACGTCACCCGGCAGCAGGCGCTGCGGCTCGGCCGCGAGAGCGTGCTCGCCGTCCTCGACCGGGCGGAGGCGTTGGTGCGCGCGGCGCGCGGTGAGCAGGACGCGGCGGTACGTCAGTTGACCTCGGCGCAGGACCGGCTGGCCAAGCTGGGCTATGGCCTGGAGGAGGCCCGGGCCGCGTACGCCCTCGCTTCCCTGCGCACCCTTCCGCAGGCCTTCGGCGCCCGGCCAGGGGGGACGTCCGCGCCCACGCCGACGTCGTACGAGGAGGCGGCCCGGCTGTTCCGCCGCTGCCGCGCCCTGCCGTGGCTGCGGCAGGCGGAGCAGGCCACGGTCGCCCCGGCGCCCCCGCAGCAGGTGGTCCTCGCCCCGTCGGCCCTCGACGCCCTCGCCGTGCTCGCGACGACGGAGCGTCAGGTCGCCGAGCTGGTCATGGAGGGGGCGACCAACCGGGAGATCGCCGGTCGGCTCTACATCAGCGTGAAGACGGTCGAGGCGACGCTCACACGGGTCTACCGGAAGCTGGGAATCCGGTCGCGTGTGGACATCGTGCGTCTGGCGGCGGGACACCGTACGAACTGA
- a CDS encoding helix-turn-helix transcriptional regulator has product MRGALIRLRQSTGLPLAFAGLVESDPGQLRISELQGNRTTSLSGLAVHSGNGLGGKTVALARPCWVTDYSSSRQISHEYDAAVAAEGIRSVLAVPVVVRRRVRGVLYGALRTARPLGDRTVGAALEAARDVEQALVVRDEARSLLAATRAPEDGAPGAWEEVREAHGALRALAPRIEDPGLREELLRVCGRLAGATASGGGGGSAVLTPREVDVLACVATGATNAVAAERLGLRPETVKAYLRSAMRKLGAHTRLEAVVAARRAGLLP; this is encoded by the coding sequence ATGCGCGGTGCGCTGATACGACTGCGCCAGTCGACCGGGCTGCCGCTCGCCTTCGCCGGACTGGTCGAGTCGGATCCCGGGCAACTGCGCATCAGCGAACTCCAGGGCAACAGGACCACCTCGCTCAGCGGTCTGGCCGTGCACTCCGGGAACGGCCTCGGCGGCAAGACGGTGGCCCTCGCCCGGCCGTGCTGGGTCACCGACTACTCGTCCTCGCGCCAGATCAGCCACGAGTACGACGCCGCGGTCGCCGCCGAGGGCATCCGCTCCGTGCTCGCCGTCCCCGTCGTCGTACGGCGGCGGGTGCGCGGTGTGCTCTACGGCGCTCTGCGTACGGCGCGGCCGCTGGGCGACCGCACGGTGGGCGCCGCTCTGGAGGCCGCGCGCGACGTGGAGCAGGCGCTGGTCGTACGCGACGAGGCGCGCAGTCTGCTGGCCGCGACCCGCGCGCCGGAGGACGGGGCGCCGGGGGCATGGGAGGAGGTCCGGGAGGCACACGGGGCGCTGCGCGCGCTGGCGCCGCGGATCGAGGACCCGGGGTTGCGGGAGGAGCTGTTGCGGGTGTGCGGGCGCCTTGCCGGTGCGACGGCCTCCGGCGGTGGTGGGGGGTCGGCCGTGTTGACCCCGCGCGAGGTGGATGTGCTGGCCTGTGTCGCTACGGGGGCGACCAATGCGGTGGCCGCGGAACGGCTGGGGCTGCGTCCGGAGACCGTGAAGGCGTATCTGCGGTCGGCCATGCGGAAGCTTGGGGCTCACACGCGGCTGGAAGCGGTGGTGGCTGCGCGTCGGGCGGGATTGTTGCCGTAG
- a CDS encoding AMP-binding protein has protein sequence MSARTSGTDEFRAARDFLLEHREDYDTAYRGFTWPRPEYFNWALDWFDVIARGNDRTALHIVEEDGTEARLSFAEMSERSARAANWLRDRGVRADDRILVMLGNQAELWETALAAMKLRAVVIPATPLLGPADLRDRVERGRVRHVIARAEDASKFDEVPGRYTRIAVGDAVDGWKSYGEAYAAPAGFQPNGRTNATDPLMLYFTSGTTARPKLVEHTHVSYPVGHLATMYWIGLKPGDVHLNISSPGWAKHAWSNLFAPWNAEATVFIHNYSRFDADRLLAEMERAGVTSFCAPPTVWRMLIQSDLGRLSTPPREVVAAGEPLNPEVIEQVRRAWGVTIRDGFGQTETAVQVSNSPGQELKTGSMGRPGPGFKVVLLDPVTGAPDADEGEIALDLSNRPVGLMTGYHGDPDRTAEAMAGGYYRTGDIGSRDEDGYITYVGRADDVFKASDYKISPFELESSLLEHEAVAEAAVVPAPDEVRLAVPKAYIVLAAGWEPGPDTAKVLFEHSRTVLAPYKRVRRLEFADLPKTVSGKIRRIELREATAEGSDAEYREEDFR, from the coding sequence ATGTCGGCGAGGACGAGCGGCACGGACGAGTTCCGGGCGGCCCGGGACTTCCTGTTGGAACACCGTGAGGACTACGACACGGCGTACAGGGGCTTCACCTGGCCGCGCCCCGAGTACTTCAACTGGGCGCTCGACTGGTTCGACGTCATCGCACGTGGGAACGACCGCACGGCCCTGCACATCGTCGAGGAGGACGGCACCGAGGCCAGGCTCTCCTTCGCCGAGATGTCCGAACGCTCGGCCCGGGCGGCGAACTGGCTGCGGGACCGGGGCGTCCGCGCCGACGACCGCATCCTCGTCATGCTCGGCAACCAGGCGGAGCTGTGGGAGACGGCCCTCGCCGCGATGAAGCTGCGCGCCGTCGTCATCCCCGCCACCCCGCTGCTCGGCCCCGCCGATCTGCGCGACCGCGTCGAACGGGGCCGCGTGCGGCATGTGATCGCACGGGCCGAGGACGCCTCCAAGTTCGACGAGGTGCCCGGCCGCTACACCCGGATCGCGGTCGGCGACGCGGTGGACGGCTGGAAGTCGTACGGGGAGGCCTACGCGGCTCCGGCCGGCTTCCAGCCGAACGGCAGGACCAACGCCACCGATCCGCTGATGCTGTACTTCACCTCGGGTACGACCGCCCGGCCCAAACTCGTCGAGCACACCCATGTGTCGTACCCCGTCGGCCACCTGGCGACGATGTACTGGATCGGTCTGAAGCCCGGCGACGTCCACCTCAACATCTCCTCGCCCGGCTGGGCCAAGCACGCGTGGTCCAATCTCTTCGCCCCGTGGAACGCGGAGGCGACCGTCTTCATCCACAACTACTCCCGCTTCGACGCGGACCGCCTGCTCGCGGAGATGGAACGCGCGGGCGTCACCAGCTTCTGCGCCCCGCCCACCGTGTGGCGCATGCTGATCCAGTCCGACCTCGGCCGGCTGAGCACCCCGCCACGCGAGGTCGTCGCCGCCGGCGAGCCGCTGAACCCCGAGGTCATCGAACAGGTGCGGCGCGCCTGGGGCGTCACCATCCGCGACGGATTCGGGCAGACCGAGACGGCCGTCCAGGTCTCCAACAGCCCCGGCCAGGAGCTGAAGACCGGCTCGATGGGCAGGCCCGGCCCCGGCTTCAAGGTCGTCCTGCTCGACCCCGTGACCGGCGCGCCCGACGCCGACGAGGGCGAGATCGCGCTCGACCTGTCCAACCGCCCCGTCGGCCTGATGACCGGCTACCACGGTGACCCCGACCGCACGGCGGAGGCCATGGCCGGCGGCTACTACCGCACCGGCGACATCGGCTCGCGGGACGAGGACGGCTACATCACGTACGTGGGGCGCGCGGACGACGTCTTCAAGGCGAGCGACTACAAGATCAGCCCGTTCGAGCTGGAGAGTTCCCTCTTGGAGCACGAGGCGGTGGCCGAGGCGGCCGTCGTGCCCGCGCCGGACGAGGTCCGGCTCGCCGTGCCGAAGGCGTACATCGTGCTGGCGGCGGGCTGGGAGCCGGGGCCGGACACCGCGAAGGTGCTCTTCGAACACTCCCGGACCGTGCTCGCCCCCTACAAGCGCGTCCGCCGCCTGGAGTTCGCCGACCTGCCGAAGACCGTGTCGGGCAAGATCCGCCGCATCGAGCTCCGGGAGGCCACGGCTGAGGGCTCGGACGCCGAGTACCGCGAGGAGGACTTCCGGTGA
- a CDS encoding AMP-binding protein, whose amino-acid sequence MTATSALSYTHGTSDTVLLGDTIGANLDRAVAAWPDREALVDVDSGRRWTYAQFAADVDELAYALLASGVAKGDRVGIWAINCPEWVLVQYATARIGAIMVNINPAYRTHEVEYVLNQAGISLLFASLSHKTSDYRAMVDQVRGKCPQLRETVFIGDPSWEALIARGTPVPYEELSCDDPINIQYTSGTTGFPKGATLSHHNILNNGYFVGELIAYSEQDRVCVPVPFYHCFGMVMGNLAATSHGACMVIPAPSFDPAATLRAVQQERCTSLYGVPTMFIAELNLPDFASYDLSSLRTGIMAGSPCPVEVMKRVVGEMHMAEVSICYGMTETSPVSTQTRRDDDLEHRTGTVGRVLPHIEVKVVDPATGVTQPRGTAGELCTRGYSVMLGYWNEPEKTAEAVDAGRWMHTGDLATMREDGYVEIVGRIKDMIIRGGENIYPREIEEFLYGHAKIADVQVVGVPHERYGEEVLACVIPRDPADPLTLEELRAFCDGRLAHYKIPSALRILDAFPMTVSGKVRKIELRERYAGQ is encoded by the coding sequence GTGACGGCGACCTCAGCACTGTCGTACACCCATGGGACGAGCGACACGGTTCTGCTCGGCGACACGATCGGGGCCAACCTGGACCGGGCGGTCGCCGCCTGGCCGGACCGGGAGGCGCTGGTCGACGTGGATTCGGGGCGGCGCTGGACGTACGCCCAGTTCGCCGCCGACGTCGACGAGTTGGCGTACGCGCTGCTCGCGAGCGGCGTCGCCAAGGGTGACCGGGTGGGCATCTGGGCGATCAACTGTCCCGAGTGGGTCCTGGTCCAGTACGCCACGGCCCGCATCGGCGCGATCATGGTGAACATCAATCCGGCCTACCGCACCCACGAGGTCGAGTACGTCCTCAACCAGGCCGGGATCTCGTTGTTGTTCGCCTCCCTCAGTCACAAGACGAGTGACTACCGGGCGATGGTCGATCAAGTGCGGGGCAAGTGCCCGCAGTTGAGGGAGACCGTGTTCATCGGGGACCCCAGCTGGGAGGCGCTGATCGCACGGGGAACGCCGGTGCCGTACGAGGAGCTGTCCTGCGACGACCCGATCAACATCCAGTACACGTCGGGTACGACGGGCTTCCCCAAGGGGGCCACCCTCTCCCACCACAACATTCTCAACAACGGTTATTTCGTAGGGGAGTTGATCGCCTACAGCGAGCAGGACCGGGTGTGCGTCCCCGTGCCCTTCTACCACTGCTTCGGCATGGTCATGGGCAACCTCGCCGCCACCTCCCACGGCGCCTGCATGGTGATCCCGGCCCCCTCCTTCGACCCGGCGGCCACCCTGCGGGCGGTCCAGCAGGAGCGCTGCACCTCCCTCTACGGCGTCCCCACCATGTTCATCGCGGAGTTGAACCTCCCCGACTTCGCCTCGTACGACCTCTCCTCCCTGCGGACCGGCATCATGGCGGGCTCGCCCTGCCCGGTGGAGGTGATGAAACGGGTGGTCGGCGAGATGCACATGGCGGAGGTCTCGATCTGCTACGGCATGACGGAGACCTCACCCGTCTCGACGCAGACCCGCCGCGACGACGACCTGGAGCACCGCACCGGCACCGTCGGCCGCGTCCTGCCGCACATCGAGGTCAAGGTCGTCGACCCGGCCACCGGGGTGACCCAACCCCGCGGCACAGCAGGCGAGTTGTGCACCCGCGGCTACAGCGTGATGCTCGGCTACTGGAACGAGCCCGAGAAGACCGCCGAGGCCGTCGACGCCGGGCGGTGGATGCACACCGGTGATCTGGCGACGATGCGCGAGGACGGGTACGTCGAGATCGTCGGCCGGATCAAGGACATGATCATCCGCGGGGGCGAGAACATCTACCCGCGCGAGATCGAGGAGTTCCTGTACGGGCACGCGAAGATCGCCGACGTCCAGGTGGTGGGCGTACCGCACGAGCGGTACGGCGAGGAGGTCCTCGCCTGCGTCATCCCGCGCGACCCGGCCGATCCGCTCACGCTGGAGGAGCTACGGGCCTTCTGCGACGGGCGGTTGGCGCACTACAAGATCCCGAGCGCGCTGCGGATCCTGGACGCCTTCCCGATGACGGTGTCGGGGAAGGTGCGCAAGATCGAGCTGCGGGAGCGGTACGCCGGACAGTAG
- a CDS encoding HSP90 family protein, translating into MTLPDTAANPAAADRTFQVDLRGLVDLLSHHLYSSPRVYLRELMQNAVDALTARHALEQAAPAAAPAFGVRLYADGFVVRVEDDGVGLTEADVHSFLATIGRSSKRADRIAEQRGDFIGQFGIGLLSCFLVADEIHVLSRSARTPDAPAVEWRGRGDGSYTVRTLPASARPRPGTTVTLTPRADAGEWTRPAQVHALARHFGSLLRHPLTFDDGTGSTNGTDGTGSTGGTGVSVNPEPAPWARTYPTPGARSRALAAYGEEVFGFKPLDTIELDLPAVGLKGIACVLPETVPAGRRHGHRVHVKGMLLSEQAEEILPEWAFFVRCVVDAESLRPTASRESLYEDDTLAAVRDALAERLRAWIARAAASDPDLLARFLQAHHLAVKSLAVHDDEILRMLLPWLPFETTDGHTTLDEFARTHRTVLVTSSVEEFRQVAAIASAAGLGVVNGGYTYDRELVHRLPEIRPEATVADLDPETLTAHLDPVDRETELAAAAYLAQARDALAVFDCDVALRAFQPASAPALLVDSREARHERTRSQLAREQEGGLWGDILGALRQEAPRAQLILNQLNPLVRTAVTIDEPELARTSAEALYGQAAMLSRRPLRPAESSLINRSFLDLLAHALRKDS; encoded by the coding sequence ATGACTCTGCCCGACACCGCCGCGAACCCGGCCGCCGCCGACCGCACCTTCCAGGTCGATCTGCGCGGCCTCGTCGATCTCCTCTCCCACCACCTCTACTCCAGCCCCCGCGTCTATCTGCGCGAACTCATGCAGAACGCGGTGGACGCCCTGACCGCCCGGCACGCCCTCGAACAGGCCGCGCCCGCCGCTGCCCCCGCCTTCGGCGTCCGCCTGTACGCCGACGGTTTTGTCGTACGCGTCGAGGACGACGGCGTCGGTCTCACCGAGGCCGACGTACACAGCTTCCTCGCGACCATCGGCCGCAGCAGCAAGCGCGCCGACAGGATCGCCGAGCAACGCGGCGACTTCATCGGCCAGTTCGGCATCGGCCTGCTCTCCTGCTTCCTGGTCGCGGACGAGATCCACGTCCTGAGCCGCTCCGCCCGCACCCCCGACGCACCCGCCGTCGAGTGGCGGGGACGCGGCGACGGCAGCTACACCGTCCGCACCCTGCCCGCCTCCGCCCGCCCCCGGCCCGGCACCACCGTCACGCTGACACCGCGCGCCGACGCGGGCGAATGGACGCGCCCGGCGCAGGTGCACGCCCTGGCCCGCCACTTCGGCTCCCTGCTGCGCCACCCGCTGACCTTCGACGACGGCACAGGCAGCACGAACGGCACAGACGGCACAGGCAGCACCGGAGGTACGGGCGTATCCGTCAACCCCGAGCCCGCCCCCTGGGCGCGTACGTACCCCACACCGGGAGCCCGGTCCCGCGCCCTGGCCGCGTACGGCGAGGAGGTCTTCGGGTTCAAGCCGCTGGACACCATCGAACTGGACCTGCCGGCCGTAGGCCTGAAGGGCATCGCCTGCGTGCTGCCCGAGACGGTGCCGGCCGGGCGCCGCCACGGCCACCGCGTGCACGTCAAGGGCATGCTGCTGTCCGAGCAGGCCGAGGAGATCCTGCCCGAGTGGGCGTTCTTCGTCCGCTGCGTCGTCGACGCCGAGAGCCTGCGCCCCACGGCGTCCCGCGAGTCCCTGTACGAGGACGACACCCTCGCCGCCGTCCGCGACGCCCTCGCCGAGCGGCTGCGCGCCTGGATCGCCCGGGCGGCGGCCAGTGACCCGGACCTCCTTGCCCGCTTCCTCCAGGCCCACCACCTGGCCGTGAAGTCGCTCGCCGTGCACGACGACGAGATCCTGCGGATGCTGCTGCCCTGGCTGCCGTTCGAGACCACCGACGGACACACCACCCTCGACGAGTTCGCGCGCACCCACCGCACGGTGCTCGTGACGTCGAGCGTGGAGGAGTTCCGGCAGGTCGCGGCGATCGCGTCGGCCGCCGGGCTCGGCGTCGTCAACGGCGGCTACACCTACGACCGTGAACTGGTCCACCGGCTGCCCGAGATCAGGCCCGAGGCCACCGTCGCCGACCTCGACCCGGAGACCCTCACCGCCCACCTCGACCCCGTCGACCGGGAGACGGAACTCGCCGCCGCGGCCTACCTCGCCCAGGCCCGCGACGCCCTCGCCGTCTTCGACTGCGATGTCGCGCTGCGCGCCTTCCAGCCGGCCTCCGCCCCCGCCCTCCTCGTCGACAGCCGCGAGGCCCGGCACGAGCGCACCCGCTCCCAGCTCGCCCGCGAGCAGGAGGGCGGCCTGTGGGGCGACATCCTCGGCGCCCTGCGCCAGGAGGCCCCGAGGGCCCAGCTGATCCTCAACCAGCTCAACCCGCTGGTCCGCACCGCCGTCACCATCGACGAGCCCGAGCTGGCCCGCACCAGCGCCGAAGCCCTCTACGGGCAGGCCGCGATGCTGTCCCGGCGCCCGCTCAGGCCCGCCGAATCGAGTCTCATCAACCGCTCCTTCCTCGACCTCCTCGCCCACGCCCTCCGCAAGGACAGCTGA